AAAGTATAATTGgaattattttacttcttcagCGAGTTTAGTAAACATGCATTAAAACTATTACTTCGAATTCCCTGTCTCAATATCAGCATTtgcaaaaacaataaaaagctaATGAAGGACCAATTCTATACAAAAGCAGACTATAGAGGCTACTTAGGTGCTTAAATTCCTGTTATTCTCTTTTTACCTCTATAGCTGTAGTAAAATTTAGACTACTGACAATTTGTGGTTTAATCGCAGTAGCCTAcgcattgttttaatttttaagtttattTAAGCTTTCTGTCAAGCTTATTGAATTCCTCTTGAAACTTCTCAATTCAGGACACTTTCTCAAACAGAGGTGAACAATCGGCTTCACAAACTACAGATTATCTGATGacaggcagaaaagcagagttaAATCACTCATTCAGTCACAAGAGCCTCCTTTCAGACATCCACAGATACACATCTTTTTGTAACATTACATAAACCCATCTCCGTCACCACAGAAGTGGTTTTAAGAATAGAAGTTCCCTATATGTTTTACCAAACAATTTAACCAGCTTCCACCCTGACAGAATATAGACATATTCTCCCCCATTGGCTCATTATGATAATACAGCAAGAACCTTTATAAAAACTGTGACAGCTTTTACGCAGGTTACgctacaagaaaaacaaaaccaaaccaaactcaaGTACTCATTCAGCTGAAGGCACTAATACAATAACAACAAAgttatcattaaaaaaagaggaagcaCTTAAGATATACATTTCCTGAAGAATCCAACCCTTCCCCTTCCACCAGCTCATTACTGGTGAATACCTTTACATATAtctttatatatctatatatagatTCACGCACACGCAGAACAGTTTTGAGATTGCTGACAAATCATCTTATTTCTTTAGTTGAAATACTTGAGAACAGGCTTTTAGAGGAGTTTCTTGTCCAAATTATGCCCAAAAGCATTTCCTGTAGCATGTTTATACTGGTAGCACTTGTGACTATCCAGCAGACTAAGTCTTTTCATTATTGTCATTCAATTAACTAGTTACTTAACGATAAGCTAGCAGCATATGAAAATTTATACAGCAACTCTCCTAAAAGAAATAGGAACCACTGGCCATTAGAAAACAACAGCTCAAGTAATTACTGACAGGAAacctggaaaataaatcaagatTTGGACTGGGCTTTTGCTGCTGGGGCATGCTGATATCTCTTGAATTAAGGACGTCCTCTGTATCACAAAGGCAATCTTCTGTGCTGCCAGGGACCATTATAATGAAAATGCAATTCAGATACTCCAATTAAAACAACCCAAATCAAATAATCCACAATTGCCCGTGTTTATGTTGGCCTCAACCACTAGGCACACCCGCAGCATTTTCACTCTAACGTGCATCCGCCGCTAAAACGCCTGTCACTCCAGCTAACTGCCACCGATTACAACACAGGAATCGCGGGTGTCTCACCCTCCGGCCCGTAGTGACCCCCAAATAAACCCGTTCCCACAGCAGCCCTCCACCCAAGGGGCTGCCTAAACCGGGAGCCCCGACACCCTCTCCCCGGCCTGCCCGCCCCGTGGGCCCCAGCACAGGCCTCAGCGAGCCCTCCCCGGGACGAGCCCcggcccgcggccgccgccccccaCACAGAGCCGGCCGGACCCCCAGCAGCCTCCGCCTTAACCCCGGAGGCAGCGCTCCGGGCCCCACcgccccccacaccccccagcCGCTTCTCCctgaggcggcggcggcgccgggtCCCATCCCCGCCTCACCTGGAGGTGATGGCGGCGGAGCAGCGGACCCGCTCGCTGAGGTCGCACAGGGCCTGGTAGTGGAGGTCGCGGCCCTTCTCCCGCTCCAGGTGGCAGGCGTAGAGGGAGAGCAGGATGCCGGCCGCGCACACGGCGGAGCGGGCCACCCGCTCCCAGCGCGGCACCGACACTCGCAGCAGGACGGGCGCCGCCATCTTACCCCCTCCCTCCGCCTCAGCCCGCGACGCGCGCCCGGCGCCGGCCGGCCGCGCATGCGCGCACGCACCCCATTGGTTCGCCGGGCGGGGACAccgcccctcccgccccgccggaCGTGGCGCTCCGCGACGACGTCACGTCAGGccggggcccggggcggggggcgtgGCGCGGCGCGCGGTTGTGGCGCCGCCTGGCGGCCAGGAGGCAGCACTGCAGGGTTTAAAATCAAGCTAAACCACCGAACAAATCGTGTGCTAAATTATTAACGACTGAGTAAGCAGGGATCCAGTTTCAGAACGGCTCTGCCTTTGGTATATGCGGACTTGGGGAGTAAACTCTTagaactgtattttaattatattccAAGTTACATGACATAACGTGTGCCCTTCTCCTTATTAAACGgttcattattttctgaagctctGCTGAGGTTCATAACTCACAGCAGATTCCCCAAATCATTCATGTTTTATCTAAAGAACTCCCTCCATTTAACAAAGTAACTGCGGTGGTGCTCACTTTATCATAACAGCTCTGGATCTGGTCTCATGATCACACAGCAGAAGCCCTGACttttatacttttatttattctctTCCATTTGCTATTTTTATCGTGTTCCCCTCGACTACGCAATACCAGTATTCTAAAGCTGTCTTTCACCATCTGTCTCCAAActtcccagattttttttcctttttttttttttttttcttaaaaacaaaggaaaaaaagcagccaccttcctctgtgtgtgtagAACCCCAGGTACAGCTGGGACAGGGTTCGGCCTTACAGAGCAGCTGGTGATCCTGGGGCTGTCATGATATATTCTATGGTCAAGTTGTTGAGTAACAAACAGTAAGCTGATAaattaattaacatttaaaaagacaaaagattACATGCCAGCCCATGCAGATGGCCGTGTGCACGGGGTTGAAGGCGGCAGGAGGTGCCCTGGCTCGTTTTCGGCAAACCGCAGCTTTTGGGGCGAAACGCAGCGATTCTGTGAGGGGCTTTTCGGAGGCTCCCCCGCGGCGTCTCGCGTGCCGCCTCTGGCCTTCTCCAGAGAGCGCGACTCCCGCGGAGCAGCCGCGCGTTTAAACGCGGTTTATCGGTTTATTTTCACAGCGGGAGCCGCCGCCatcgcccccgcccgccgcccttTCCCGCCCGCCGCCCTTTCCCGCCCGCCGCCCTTTCCCGCCCCGCGGTGGAGGGGGCGTGGCATGTGGAGGGCGTGGCCGACGGAGGGGCGTGGCCGACGGAAGCCCCGCCCCACCGTGCGCCGGCAGTGACGCAGCGCGCGGCGCGGGTCGGGTGACCTtcagaggcggcggcggcggcgccagGGCCgagttctgtctcttttttttttcttcttttcctcagctCAGCGAACCTCTCTCGTCGCGATGCCGAGGGGCGGCCGGAGCCGCACGTCCCGCGTGGCGCCCCCCGCCAGGTGAGGGCGGCTTAAAcactttttctccctctccttccccgcCCCCGGGTAGGCCGCAGGCGGCAAAGGCCTTTCTGCCATTGCGGGGTTGGGTGACGCACCGCGGTGGGGAGGGAGCCCGGCTGCTTTGAGCTCGGGGTAGGCGCTTGGCGGGGGTGGGAGTGGATCTGCTTAGCCCTCGCTGGGCGGCAGGGCCCGGCCATCCAGTGCCTGAGCGTTAAGGCCTTATTTAATCAGCCCCTTTTGGGTTATATCTCATGTCCCGCAAAATAACGCCGTCCTTTGGGGCGTGGGGGTGCGGCTGGCCCTTAAAACAGCCAAAAAGAAGCCCGTGAATCTCACCCTGTTCATAAACCACAATATTGAGTTCTTGCCATCAACGTGCAGGGTGTAACAAGGAGGGACAGCAGATGCTCGTTCCCTGCAACCAGGCGGCCTCTGCCGGTTTGAATTTGATAATACGAGGTTTCTCTTTATGTCCTTGCAGTCGGGCACCACCGATGAGAGCTGCATCGCCGGCACCTGCTGCTCGGGCGCCTGTCCCAGCGGCGGCACCACCTTCTGCCGTGGCTGCTCCTGCACCGAAGCAGCCTGGCCTGATGGCACAGATGGCGACAACCGCTGCCGGAGTCGCTGTAGGCTCTGCTGTAGGCCATACCATAGGTCATGCGCTTACAGGAGGATTTGGTGGAGGAAGCAGCTCTGAGCCTGCAAGGCCTGATATTACTTATCAGGTAAGAGAGAACATAACTGGACACCAGCAGATGAGGCACAGTTAACTTGTGACATTAGCTCTATATAACCTGAAGTAATTGCTATAGACTTAAAAACCACACGAGTCACAGCTGGAAAACTGGGATAGCTGTAGAGATTAAATCTCCAAGGCGACTACCACAATCACTATGAAGTATCTCAAAAGCAGTTCAAAGGGATGCATGAGTGCATGTTGTAGGGTAGTAGTGTTGTCTTCTACTTTAGTAGCCCTCCAATTGAGACAGGGCTTTGCTCCAGGTCTATTGCAAGATCTTCCTGTGCTGCTCAAACATTAAGATAATGCTGTTACCTTGTCCAGATGATATCTAGAGTTACCCAAGTGTACCCAAAGTTACTCAAGTGTTTATAACTTGCAGAACTGTTCAGCGTGTgtcatgctgctgctggaaactTTGTACTTCAGcctgttatttattttccatttaaaaagtaaCCCAGCATTTTGactaaaacagagaagaaatacaCAGCAAGCAGTACTGGGGTGGTTTGGCTGTGTAAAGGGACTTAAGGAGGTTTTTGCCATTTCAGGAGCCCCAGGCAGCTCAGCCTGCctaccagcagcagcagcaggcacagtTTGCTCCTTGCCAGTATGAAATGAAACAATTCCTGGAGTGCGCGCAGAACCAGACTGACCTCAAGCTGTGCGAGGGCTTCAGTGAAGTACTGAAGCAGTGCAGGTTTGCTAATGGTAAGTCAACAATGCTACCAGATGGCTACTAAATGAgctaattaataaaattattgtgGGAATGTCCTGTTTTTTTCAATCCATCTGGTAAAGAATGGGGATTGCTACAGAGCACACCACCGAAGTCAGTTAAAGCAAGTTGCTCTTCTGTTTGGCCTTACAGCAAAGGAGAACTGGACTGCCTGCTGTGCAGGGATTAACTGTGATAACTTTTACCTTACAGGTTTAGCCTAAGCCTTCAGAACAAGGTTGCTGAAGACCATCACCATCTTACAAGAACTGACCTGTGAATGAAAAAAAGCTTCAGTAATAAAGTCTGATACCTTGTTAGTTCACATATTCACGCTATTGTCCTCCTTGTGGCTTGACGCCTGCCATAGCCGCTACAGATGTGATAAAACTTACAGCAGCAAATTAAGTTCgcacaaaatgaaagaatgaacaatAAAGCGGAATGAGCTAATTTGGGTTAATCcgtttggtggttgttgtgtTGAATGTATGTGATGTGGTGTCTAAATAAACTTCTCTCTCTAGAAGTACCTGGCTTTAGTGGACTTTGGAGTTGAGTCTGCAGGGTGGGCAGGCAAGAGCTGGTTTTGGCAGGATTCTGCCCGCTCGCCAGCTGGAGTTGCAGGAGTTTGGGAGCACCCATGGATCGGTGGGTGCCATACATCTCCTGCTTGAGCGTTTGAACCCTGCTGCTGGTTGAAATATGCAATGATGAGGAGCACAATGTCTGACTCCATGCTATTCTGCATGCAGTGGGGCTCAGTTCCTCAAGGGCCTCCTGTCGTactcttaaaaacaaactctATATTCAGATTCAAGGGGTTCTGAGAACTATTTTCCCTCTGCTCCAAGAGGATCTCTCTGGTTGGCCATTACCTGAGCAAACCGATGTGCTATCAAGCAGCTGTGCAATTCCAAGATGATGCAGTCACATCAGACTGGCAGTTCCCAGTTAACACAAGCAGCGGCTGgaggatttttcttcctccatcttGTGGTCGGAGTCCTGGGCTAACACATGAGAAGGTGACAGTGGGTGGTGCggccttttcctcttcccaccCGGCTTAGACAAGTGACAAAGTCACTGCTGccacatgaagaaaaaataaatataacctccattttaaaagtatttagtGATGCAAAGTGcaaatcttcctttttctgttggCGTGAGCAGCCAGATCCTGCCCTGCTAAAATCCCCAGAGCCTGCAGAGCGAAcaccctcctgctctgcagcggTGTCATAAACCCTGTGCTGCGAAGGGAGGCTTGTGAGTACCGGGAAGGTGTGTTCTCACAGGGGAAGTGCGGAAGGGAATAACCTTGTACTGAAAAGTGCAATTCctgttaaaaatactttcataacATGACCTGTTTTTCCTGaactgcttttgtgctgttggGTATTCTGCTTGTTCCCAAGAGCCCCCATCTCTGACCTGCAGTTCCTAGAAAGGAAAAGCTAAAATCAGTATTCAAAATGGGGGACAAGGACACAACTACCTTTGCCGGTGCCACCAGcagctttgcttctgctgaTCAAGCTGATGTCCCAGTTGCCAGGTGCTTCACCGTCCTGgcgaaaagaagaaaaaaacccagtttggGCCAGAAAAGCCTGCACTGGGTTGGTGCAGCAGACAGCCCTAAAATACTCTTCCTGAGCAGACAGGGAGATGCGTttatagagtcatagaatcatttgggttggaagagacgcttaagatcattgagtccaatcaaaacctaaatctggcactaccccatgtccccaagaacctcacctctgcatcttttaaacccctccagggatggtgactccaccactgccctgggcagcctgttccaatgcccaacaaccctttttgggaagaaattgttcccaatttccaatctaaacctcccctggtgcaccttgaggccatttcctcttgccctatcacttgttacttgggagaaaagactTTTAGACTTTGGGAAAAGCACAGTGCGGCCAGTAAAACAGTTTACAACTCGCAATGGTTGGAAAGCCAACAGCCCACGCAGGAAAGCCAAGAGGGGGGACCCGGCCAAGTCCCCCCCGTAGCATCACCGGCTGGAAGCGGCTCAGCCACGAATCAGTCCGGCGATTCCTCCCCGCGCAGGGAAGGGTTAAAGCTCCGCAGCGCCGGGGGAAGTCCCCGAACCTCCGCGCTGCTCCGCGGCTCTTCCGCTCCCCGCGGCGGCCGccagcagctccttcccccGGGGCAGGGGGGGTCCGCGCTCCCCCATCACCTCCCTTCCAGCCGTGGCCCAACAtgcccccccgcccgccgcggctgCCAAGTCGCCTTGCGCTTTATTTTTGGctccgcggcggcggcggccagCGCTGAGCGGCGGCTCCCCGGGCCCCCGGCGGCACCTCCCGGACCCCCGGCGGCACCTCCCGGACACCCGGCGGCACCTCCCGGACCCCCCAGCGGCAGCTCCCGGACCCCCCAGCGGCAGCTCCCCGGTGCCCAGGCCCTAAGCCCGGCCAGCCGCTGCCCTTCGCCCGTCCCGGGGAAGCGGCGCTGGCGGATCCCGGCTGCCCGCGGCGAGGTGAGGCCG
The Caloenas nicobarica isolate bCalNic1 chromosome 17, bCalNic1.hap1, whole genome shotgun sequence genome window above contains:
- the CHCHD2 gene encoding coiled-coil-helix-coiled-coil-helix domain-containing protein 2, whose product is MPRGGRSRTSRVAPPASRAPPMRAASPAPAARAPVPAAAPPSAVAAPAPKQPGLMAQMATTAAGVAVGSAVGHTIGHALTGGFGGGSSSEPARPDITYQEPQAAQPAYQQQQQAQFAPCQYEMKQFLECAQNQTDLKLCEGFSEVLKQCRFANGLA